In one window of Frigoriglobus tundricola DNA:
- a CDS encoding phenylacetate--CoA ligase family protein, with the protein MLDTLNRHLMHPLMAWREGSQHLQHLRTVQQTQFDPPDVIRARQLAALKAQLWHAWDTVPYYRAAWTKADVHPSDVRELDDLKAFPVVTKADIRRHNRALVSSVFDVSQLRVKRTSGSTGVPLTIYCDEAAMQWKTACTIRSDEWSGYRLGQRVAKVWGNPEYRQFGLKGRLRNHFFDRAVYLDTLDLTDERIAAFALAIRRHRPGLIFGHAHSLYLLACSLKKSGVRDVRPNGIISTAMILHDWQRAVIERVFGCKVTNRYGCEEVSLIASECEEHNGLHVNADSVYTEVAEPAAPPEGRAAGGVGLPAAPLLVTDLCNRAMPLIRYQVGDVVVPSTRVCKCGRGLPLIERVEGRDADYVVTPAGHLISGISLTENFAVLIPGTAQVQIVQESVTQLRIRLVTDDTFGDPSRRKIADLVRDTFGDGVRHDVELVDAIPQEPSGKYRFCISKVAREHLEAMSV; encoded by the coding sequence ATGCTCGACACCCTGAACCGGCACCTGATGCACCCGCTCATGGCGTGGCGCGAAGGCAGCCAGCACCTCCAGCACCTCCGCACGGTGCAACAGACGCAGTTCGACCCGCCGGACGTGATCCGCGCGCGGCAGCTCGCGGCGCTCAAGGCCCAGCTCTGGCACGCCTGGGACACCGTACCCTACTACCGCGCCGCGTGGACGAAGGCCGACGTCCACCCGTCCGACGTGCGCGAACTCGACGACCTCAAGGCGTTCCCGGTCGTCACCAAGGCCGACATCCGGCGGCACAACCGGGCGCTCGTCTCGTCCGTGTTCGACGTGTCGCAACTGCGCGTCAAGCGCACGTCGGGTTCGACCGGCGTGCCGCTGACGATCTACTGCGACGAAGCCGCGATGCAGTGGAAGACCGCCTGCACCATCCGCTCGGACGAGTGGAGCGGGTACCGGTTGGGGCAGCGGGTCGCGAAGGTGTGGGGCAACCCCGAGTACCGGCAGTTCGGGCTGAAGGGCCGGCTGCGGAACCACTTCTTCGACCGCGCCGTGTACCTCGACACGCTCGACCTGACCGACGAACGCATCGCCGCCTTCGCGCTCGCGATCCGCCGGCACCGGCCGGGGCTGATCTTCGGCCACGCGCACTCGCTGTACCTGCTCGCGTGTTCGCTGAAGAAGTCCGGCGTGCGGGACGTGCGGCCGAACGGCATCATCTCCACCGCAATGATCCTGCACGACTGGCAGCGGGCGGTGATCGAGAGGGTGTTCGGCTGCAAGGTGACGAACCGCTACGGCTGCGAGGAGGTGAGCCTCATCGCCAGCGAGTGCGAGGAACACAACGGCCTGCACGTGAACGCCGACAGCGTGTACACGGAGGTGGCCGAACCGGCCGCCCCCCCTGAAGGGAGGGCGGCCGGGGGAGTCGGTCTTCCCGCCGCCCCGCTCCTCGTCACCGACCTCTGCAACCGGGCGATGCCGCTCATCCGCTATCAGGTGGGCGACGTGGTGGTGCCGTCGACCCGCGTGTGTAAGTGCGGGCGCGGGCTGCCCCTCATCGAACGCGTCGAGGGCCGCGACGCGGACTACGTCGTGACCCCGGCCGGGCACCTCATCTCCGGCATCTCGCTCACGGAGAACTTCGCCGTCCTCATCCCCGGCACGGCCCAGGTGCAGATCGTTCAGGAGTCGGTCACGCAGTTGCGCATCCGGCTCGTGACCGACGACACGTTCGGCGACCCGAGCCGGCGCAAGATCGCGGACCTCGTCCGCGACACCTTCGGCGACGGCGTGCGCCACGACGTGGAACTTGTGGACGCCATCCCCCAGGAGCCGAGCGGCAAGTACCGCTTTTGCATCTCGAAGGTGGCCCGCGAACACCTGGAAGCGATGAGCGTATGA
- a CDS encoding site-2 protease family protein, with protein MANDLIANLNSPAERRKQVRLRVRADLQTFEQKYEGKTYHVVKDPVCLRYYRFSRQEYFVFRLFDGKHTMEETQEAFEEEFKPMRLEPADLEGFARQLVTAGLVQNEQPGAARHLFERRAKQRRMRRLATVSNILYLKIPVFDPDRLLTWMYGYLSWVFTAWFFFASVGLMLAAVCHVALHYNTFQAKLPAYQEFFTWNSVLYMWLSLGVVKIIHEFGHGLSCKAFGGECHEMGVLLMCLSPALYANVTDAWTLADKWKRIIISFAGIYVELVIASLATFVWWYTGKYPTVNNIALCIMVLCSVSTVMFNANPLMRFDGYYMLADWLEVPNLREKANRFLNNLFLSKALGIEVPPEPYMAPGRKWLFVIYAVASWVYRWVVTFSILWFLADFLNPKLKILSQMLAVLSLASLFVWPGYKVIKNIHQRGRLPDMKAARVYITLGVFGAVVLAFLLLPLPVSRVYETGLVAVDPDALEGVMLPEPARLERLEGAAGPGQKVQKGQLLAVFKSEALEVELGRARATKTEQWSVAAQLNSSATTARSTGDSVAADRFLAEYKRARAKAETADEEVARLEKRQAKVREMRAPREGVLVTAPKRDEVGKLFDKGGTDTQPVFAVGDTGRMIVKVPVTPPNVRVLRDDFAERGELGASVYVKGRSDHVFSGKVRRLPEQNAATVPLALTQRGGGSLAVKPNDDPNVLVPLAQVYMVEVELTDPDAAVDPGQLAVVKIHAKWRSGAWWVARALANSMDLGLY; from the coding sequence ATGGCCAACGACCTGATCGCGAACCTGAACAGCCCCGCCGAGCGGCGCAAGCAGGTGCGCCTGCGGGTGCGGGCGGACCTACAAACGTTCGAGCAGAAATACGAGGGCAAGACGTACCACGTCGTGAAGGACCCGGTGTGCCTGCGGTACTACCGGTTCAGCCGGCAGGAGTACTTCGTCTTCCGGCTGTTCGACGGCAAGCACACGATGGAGGAGACGCAGGAGGCGTTCGAGGAGGAGTTCAAACCGATGCGGCTGGAACCGGCTGACCTGGAGGGCTTCGCGCGCCAACTGGTCACCGCCGGGTTGGTCCAGAACGAGCAGCCGGGCGCCGCGCGGCACCTGTTCGAGCGGCGGGCCAAACAGCGCCGGATGCGGCGGCTCGCCACCGTCAGCAACATCCTGTACCTCAAGATCCCGGTCTTCGACCCGGACCGCCTGCTGACGTGGATGTACGGCTACCTGTCGTGGGTGTTCACCGCGTGGTTCTTCTTCGCCAGCGTCGGGCTGATGCTGGCGGCGGTGTGCCACGTCGCCCTGCACTACAACACGTTCCAGGCGAAGCTGCCGGCGTACCAGGAGTTCTTCACCTGGAACTCGGTGCTGTACATGTGGCTGTCCCTGGGCGTCGTGAAGATCATCCACGAGTTCGGGCACGGGCTCAGCTGCAAGGCGTTCGGGGGCGAGTGCCACGAGATGGGCGTGCTGCTCATGTGCCTGTCGCCGGCGCTGTACGCTAACGTGACCGACGCGTGGACGCTGGCCGACAAGTGGAAGCGGATCATCATCAGCTTCGCCGGCATCTACGTGGAGCTGGTGATCGCCTCGCTCGCCACGTTCGTGTGGTGGTACACGGGCAAGTACCCGACGGTGAACAACATCGCGCTGTGCATCATGGTGCTGTGCTCCGTCTCCACCGTGATGTTCAACGCGAACCCGCTCATGCGGTTCGACGGGTACTACATGCTGGCCGACTGGCTGGAGGTGCCCAACCTCCGCGAGAAGGCCAACCGGTTCCTGAACAACCTGTTCCTGTCGAAGGCGCTGGGGATCGAGGTGCCGCCGGAGCCGTACATGGCCCCCGGCCGCAAGTGGCTGTTCGTCATCTACGCCGTCGCCAGTTGGGTGTACCGGTGGGTGGTGACGTTCAGCATCCTGTGGTTCCTGGCCGATTTCCTGAACCCGAAACTGAAGATCCTGAGCCAGATGTTGGCGGTGTTGTCGCTGGCGTCGCTGTTCGTCTGGCCGGGCTACAAGGTCATCAAAAACATCCACCAGCGGGGGCGGTTGCCAGACATGAAAGCGGCGCGGGTGTACATCACCCTGGGCGTGTTCGGGGCCGTGGTGCTCGCGTTCCTCCTGCTCCCGCTGCCGGTCAGCCGGGTGTACGAGACCGGGCTGGTGGCGGTGGACCCGGACGCGCTGGAGGGGGTCATGTTGCCGGAACCGGCGCGGCTGGAGCGGCTCGAGGGCGCCGCCGGGCCGGGCCAGAAGGTACAAAAGGGGCAGCTCCTCGCGGTGTTCAAGAGCGAGGCGCTGGAGGTGGAACTGGGCCGGGCGCGGGCGACGAAGACCGAGCAGTGGTCGGTGGCCGCGCAGCTCAACTCCTCGGCCACGACGGCCCGCAGCACGGGCGATTCGGTGGCCGCGGACCGGTTCCTGGCCGAGTACAAACGCGCCCGCGCGAAGGCGGAGACGGCCGACGAGGAGGTCGCCCGGCTGGAGAAGCGGCAGGCGAAGGTCCGCGAGATGCGGGCGCCGCGGGAGGGGGTCCTGGTCACCGCGCCGAAGCGGGACGAGGTGGGCAAACTGTTCGACAAGGGGGGCACCGACACGCAGCCGGTGTTCGCAGTGGGCGACACGGGCCGGATGATCGTGAAGGTGCCGGTGACGCCGCCGAACGTCCGCGTCCTGCGCGACGACTTCGCGGAGCGGGGCGAGCTCGGCGCGTCGGTGTATGTGAAGGGGCGGAGCGACCACGTGTTCAGCGGGAAGGTGCGGCGGCTGCCGGAACAGAACGCGGCGACGGTGCCGCTGGCGCTCACGCAGCGGGGCGGCGGCTCCCTGGCCGTCAAGCCGAACGACGACCCGAACGTGCTGGTCCCACTGGCCCAGGTGTACATGGTCGAGGTCGAGTTGACCGATCCGGACGCGGCAGTCGACCCCGGCCAGTTGGCGGTGGTGAAGATCCACGCCAAGTGGCGGAGCGGCGCGTGGTGGGTCGCCCGGGCGCTCGCCAACAGCATGGACCTGGGTCTGTATTGA
- a CDS encoding glycosyltransferase family 2 protein, whose amino-acid sequence MSDEPTPPAPLPEGKGGTEEEPNPATPFPKREGGARETAALSPSPRPGPREAPLTGPGREPGGVGEGASPSSPLPSGRGAWGGGPRRPAVSVVMAAKNYARFLPEAVGSVCAQTFTDWELLVIDDGSTDDTPGAIRPYLADRRVRYVRSDALGQVRAKNLGVALSRAALVAFLDADDAWEPTKLEKQLAVFDRHPDVGVVFSRRALMDETGRPIAIKAPIEPYRGRVLPHLFTQNFVCFSSAVVRRHVLSHVGRFDPQWDLAIDYDLWLRIAKFHRFEFVDEVLVRYRTGHGNLSKRLRDRVDIAMSIMFRAETRHGLAQNVPAEVIADGYASTCQTLGFVLRGNEPAASVRWYLRALKWPARRAVSLKGVVAGALAALRGARAAGAPENARANL is encoded by the coding sequence ATGAGCGACGAACCGACCCCCCCGGCCCCCCTCCCTGAAGGGAAGGGGGGGACAGAGGAAGAACCCAACCCCGCAACCCCCTTCCCTAAGAGGGAAGGGGGAGCCAGAGAGACGGCCGCTCTGAGCCCCTCTCCCCGCCCCGGCCCGCGAGAAGCTCCGCTGACCGGGCCGGGGCGTGAACCGGGAGGGGTTGGGGAGGGGGCTTCGCCTTCCTCCCCTCTTCCTTCAGGGAGGGGGGCCTGGGGGGGGGGTCCGCGCCGCCCCGCCGTCTCCGTCGTAATGGCCGCGAAGAACTACGCCCGCTTCCTTCCGGAAGCGGTGGGTTCGGTGTGCGCGCAGACCTTCACCGACTGGGAACTGCTCGTCATCGACGACGGATCGACGGACGACACGCCCGGGGCGATCCGGCCGTACCTCGCGGACCGGCGCGTGCGGTACGTCCGCTCCGACGCGCTCGGTCAGGTGCGGGCCAAGAACCTCGGCGTCGCCCTGAGCCGCGCGGCGCTCGTCGCGTTCCTCGACGCCGACGACGCGTGGGAACCGACCAAGCTCGAGAAGCAGCTCGCGGTGTTCGACCGGCACCCCGATGTCGGGGTGGTCTTCAGCCGGCGGGCGCTCATGGACGAGACCGGGCGCCCCATCGCCATCAAGGCACCGATCGAACCGTACCGGGGCCGGGTGCTGCCGCACCTGTTCACTCAGAATTTCGTCTGTTTTTCGTCGGCGGTGGTGCGGCGCCACGTCCTCTCGCACGTGGGGCGGTTCGACCCGCAGTGGGACCTCGCCATCGACTACGACTTGTGGCTGCGGATCGCGAAGTTCCACCGGTTCGAATTCGTGGACGAGGTCCTGGTCCGCTACCGCACCGGGCACGGGAACCTGTCGAAACGGTTGCGCGACCGGGTGGACATTGCGATGTCCATCATGTTCCGGGCCGAGACGCGGCACGGGCTGGCGCAAAACGTGCCGGCGGAAGTGATCGCGGACGGGTACGCTTCGACCTGTCAGACGCTCGGTTTCGTGCTCCGTGGGAACGAACCTGCGGCGTCGGTGCGGTGGTACCTGCGGGCGCTGAAGTGGCCCGCGCGGCGGGCCGTTTCGCTGAAAGGTGTGGTGGCCGGTGCCCTCGCCGCGCTCCGCGGGGCACGCGCGGCAGGAGCGCCCGAGAACGCCCGCGCGAATTTGTAG
- a CDS encoding HlyD family efflux transporter periplasmic adaptor subunit: MRLRSLALMSALAAMTGLLIGCSSKPPTTEKSNPTGSAQPEARNVDVGPPLYAAVSAPVYTTVIARGEPVVISNALVQYEERQVISAEVDGTIDLFATPISPEEARKLVPGQLLYHPRDVKKEFPLRRIGESDEVTDGQILAYLDEQQVRARLDGAKKIIKAALSARESAEVGADAAKERLALSKEAARGVAGSGSKKEILDDQLTFQRFVENLAQAQQTIAKAEQDLAESTVLLGKHQVKGRVNGVVRSLAKRPGEYVKAGDKIMEVEATDRVRIEGNLDVQYMSRVHRGMTVVVEPAVPSAPITSHQGHRQPVTGLAVTAHPDGPLVVSAGADGGALVWDPNLGKKDKRPTLPHNLPHPVAVRSVAATPPTAKSLMVITGADDGKIRIWDVSNRAALPTTPKAEPEEVHTSGVQAIAVSPDGLYFATAAGRDVFVWELATAKKLYALPVEHRDNVTAVNFTPQNTLVTASKDGTIKVWKLGTERAAVVRTLDHRAGAVEVLGVSRDGSRVLFDQDKTRIDLVDPANGQTTGQVQNVTSAGAFSTVAAFGPDEVPPGTPADKLPPYTIATAGGDGDLKGTLQYWMAPRTGGRGAEAGRLIIPGRAGITAVAFSPVRSEPFLVVGTAAGGVFLWKPPAGERKTHTGRVTFTDPTDTRYLTVRVEMDNKELKLTDHSTATIIVPSDR, encoded by the coding sequence ATGCGTCTGCGCTCGCTTGCTCTTATGTCCGCACTGGCCGCCATGACCGGCCTCCTGATCGGCTGTAGCTCGAAGCCGCCCACAACCGAAAAATCGAACCCAACCGGGTCGGCACAGCCCGAAGCCCGGAACGTGGACGTGGGGCCGCCGCTGTACGCCGCCGTCTCGGCGCCGGTGTACACCACCGTGATCGCCCGCGGGGAGCCGGTCGTCATCTCGAACGCGCTGGTGCAGTACGAGGAGCGCCAGGTCATCTCGGCTGAGGTGGACGGCACCATCGACCTGTTCGCCACCCCGATTTCGCCCGAAGAGGCGCGCAAGCTCGTGCCGGGCCAGCTCCTCTATCACCCGCGCGACGTGAAAAAAGAGTTCCCCCTCCGGCGGATCGGCGAAAGCGACGAGGTTACGGACGGGCAGATACTCGCGTACCTGGACGAACAGCAGGTGAGAGCACGGCTTGATGGGGCAAAGAAGATCATCAAGGCAGCCCTGAGTGCGAGGGAGTCTGCCGAGGTGGGTGCCGATGCGGCGAAGGAGCGCCTCGCTCTTAGCAAGGAGGCGGCCAGAGGTGTCGCGGGGTCCGGGTCGAAGAAGGAAATCCTCGACGACCAGCTCACTTTCCAGCGGTTCGTTGAGAACCTGGCGCAGGCGCAGCAGACGATCGCCAAGGCCGAACAGGATCTCGCAGAATCGACCGTGCTCCTCGGCAAGCACCAGGTCAAAGGCCGGGTGAATGGCGTCGTCCGCAGCCTCGCCAAGCGGCCGGGCGAGTACGTGAAAGCCGGCGACAAAATCATGGAGGTCGAGGCCACCGACCGGGTGCGCATTGAGGGCAACCTGGACGTGCAGTATATGAGCCGTGTCCACCGCGGGATGACCGTGGTCGTGGAACCGGCCGTTCCCAGCGCCCCGATCACCTCGCACCAGGGCCACCGCCAGCCGGTCACCGGGCTCGCCGTGACGGCCCACCCGGACGGTCCGCTCGTGGTTTCTGCCGGGGCCGACGGCGGCGCGCTCGTGTGGGACCCGAACCTGGGCAAGAAGGACAAGCGCCCGACGCTGCCGCACAACCTGCCGCACCCGGTCGCGGTGCGGAGCGTCGCCGCCACCCCGCCGACGGCCAAATCCCTGATGGTCATCACCGGCGCCGACGACGGGAAGATCCGCATCTGGGACGTCTCCAACCGCGCCGCGCTGCCGACCACGCCCAAGGCCGAACCCGAAGAGGTTCACACCTCCGGCGTGCAGGCGATCGCCGTCAGCCCGGACGGCCTCTACTTCGCCACCGCCGCCGGGCGCGACGTGTTCGTGTGGGAACTGGCCACGGCGAAGAAGCTCTACGCCCTGCCGGTCGAGCACCGCGACAACGTCACCGCCGTCAACTTCACCCCGCAGAACACCCTCGTTACCGCGTCGAAGGACGGGACGATTAAAGTGTGGAAGCTCGGGACCGAACGCGCCGCGGTGGTGCGGACGCTCGACCACCGCGCCGGTGCGGTCGAGGTGCTCGGCGTCAGCCGCGACGGCAGCCGGGTGCTGTTCGACCAGGACAAGACCCGCATCGACCTCGTGGACCCGGCCAACGGGCAGACCACCGGCCAGGTCCAGAACGTGACCTCGGCGGGGGCGTTCTCCACGGTCGCCGCGTTCGGACCGGACGAGGTCCCGCCGGGCACCCCGGCGGACAAGTTGCCGCCGTACACGATCGCCACGGCCGGCGGCGACGGCGACCTGAAGGGCACGCTCCAGTACTGGATGGCGCCCCGCACCGGGGGCCGCGGGGCCGAAGCGGGCCGGCTCATCATCCCCGGCCGCGCCGGGATCACGGCGGTCGCGTTCAGCCCGGTGCGGAGCGAGCCGTTCCTGGTCGTCGGCACCGCGGCCGGCGGGGTGTTCCTGTGGAAGCCCCCGGCCGGCGAGCGCAAGACGCACACCGGGCGCGTCACCTTCACCGACCCCACCGACACCCGCTACCTCACGGTGCGCGTGGAGATGGACAACAAGGAGCTGAAGCTCACCGACCACAGCACCGCCACCATCATCGTGCCGTCGGACCGTTAA